The following coding sequences lie in one Nocardioides sambongensis genomic window:
- a CDS encoding histone-like nucleoid-structuring protein Lsr2, whose amino-acid sequence MARTTHVVISDDMDGSDDAQEVSFALQGTSYTIDLTAKNFAKLEKALAPFIENAQRVPASKRARRPSANGQSKSAKVRSWAKDNGYEVPNRGRVPQAVVEAYDAAH is encoded by the coding sequence ATGGCTCGCACCACACACGTCGTCATCTCCGATGACATGGACGGCTCCGATGACGCGCAGGAAGTCAGCTTCGCGCTGCAAGGCACGAGCTACACCATCGACCTCACAGCCAAGAACTTCGCCAAGCTTGAGAAGGCGCTCGCACCGTTCATCGAGAACGCGCAGCGCGTGCCTGCCTCCAAGCGCGCACGTCGACCGTCCGCGAACGGGCAGAGCAAGTCTGCAAAGGTCCGCTCGTGGGCGAAGGACAACGGCTACGAGGTGCCGAACCGTGGGCGCGTGCCGCAGGCCGTTGTTGAGGCCTACGACGCCGCCCACTGA
- the ftsX gene encoding permease-like cell division protein FtsX has protein sequence MQLRYVFSELRTGLRRNLTMHLAVILTLFVSLTLAGCGILLQRQADKTSETLGNELQILVNLCTVDDPSGAPQCAGGEVTDQQRERIEEEIEASPEVASYDFQTKEEGYEDAKEILPEEVFEGSDPVVTVEDWPSAYWVTLKQPAEADGVISAVEGLDGVASIKDQREALGQIFGIMTALKYGSWIGAGFLLLAALLLVANTIRLAAMARRREIGIMRLVGASTLYIALPFLLEALVTAVIGVALAAGALAAFQYFAIQTGMAEVVTFLPWIDWTDWVQAVFGLVPPGIALLGPALTLIPTLLLTRKYIKV, from the coding sequence ATGCAGCTGCGCTACGTCTTCTCCGAGCTCCGCACCGGCCTGCGTCGCAACCTCACGATGCATCTGGCGGTCATCCTCACCCTCTTCGTCTCGTTGACCCTGGCCGGCTGCGGCATCCTGCTGCAGCGCCAGGCGGACAAGACCTCGGAGACCCTCGGCAACGAGCTCCAGATCCTGGTGAACCTGTGCACCGTCGACGACCCGTCCGGTGCGCCGCAGTGCGCCGGGGGAGAGGTCACCGACCAGCAGCGGGAGCGGATCGAGGAGGAGATCGAGGCCAGCCCCGAGGTCGCCTCGTACGATTTCCAGACCAAGGAGGAGGGCTACGAGGACGCCAAGGAGATCCTCCCCGAAGAGGTCTTCGAAGGCTCCGACCCCGTGGTCACGGTCGAGGACTGGCCCTCGGCGTACTGGGTCACCCTGAAGCAGCCGGCCGAGGCCGACGGCGTGATCAGCGCGGTCGAGGGCCTGGACGGTGTCGCCTCGATCAAGGACCAGCGCGAGGCGCTGGGACAGATCTTCGGCATCATGACCGCCCTGAAGTACGGCTCGTGGATCGGCGCGGGCTTCCTGCTGCTCGCGGCGCTGCTGCTCGTCGCGAACACCATCCGCCTGGCCGCGATGGCCCGCCGGCGGGAGATCGGCATCATGCGGCTGGTGGGTGCCTCGACGCTCTACATCGCCCTGCCGTTCCTGCTCGAGGCCCTGGTCACCGCCGTGATCGGCGTGGCGCTGGCGGCCGGGGCGCTGGCCGCGTTCCAGTACTTCGCGATCCAGACCGGGATGGCCGAGGTGGTCACCTTCCTGCCCTGGATCGACTGGACCGACTGGGTGCAGGCGGTCTTCGGACTGGTTCCCCCGGGCATCGCCCTGCTGGGTCCCGCGCTGACGCTGATCCCGACACTCCTGCTGACCCGGAAATACATCAAAGTCTGA
- a CDS encoding Lsr2 family DNA-binding protein produces the protein MEQRMSKLTLTYRSDEESFAEFLKRVRLGFGIELDAFAAFLGVKQEVLDRWMTGDTRYIHATRLSKWQTMGIVVRDTEVQPDRSAFEELKDEVESLVDDDGNVLYDEQDIRDTTEWIRLFKASKESKSVSDAEIRKWARAQGMKVPVRGRLAARLRVAHQLANN, from the coding sequence ATGGAGCAGCGAATGTCTAAGCTGACTTTGACGTACCGCTCCGACGAGGAGTCATTCGCAGAGTTTCTGAAGCGAGTCCGTTTAGGGTTCGGCATTGAGTTGGATGCCTTCGCGGCATTTCTGGGTGTGAAGCAGGAGGTGCTCGACCGCTGGATGACGGGCGATACTCGTTACATCCACGCCACCCGACTCTCGAAGTGGCAGACGATGGGCATCGTTGTGCGCGACACAGAGGTTCAGCCGGACCGTTCGGCCTTCGAAGAGTTGAAGGACGAAGTGGAGTCCTTAGTCGATGACGACGGAAACGTGCTGTACGACGAGCAGGACATTCGTGACACCACCGAGTGGATCCGCTTGTTCAAGGCGAGCAAGGAGTCGAAGTCGGTGAGCGATGCTGAGATCCGCAAATGGGCCCGAGCGCAGGGGATGAAAGTGCCGGTGCGCGGCCGGTTGGCTGCTCGCCTGCGTGTGGCACATCAGCTGGCAAACAACTAG
- a CDS encoding ECF transporter S component: MEGQEAPAEDAAASWDLLADELSRLRLRVGNPSFDKVAQLVTDRRSAQGAEPHVARVARTTVYDCFRTGRRRVNVPLVREIALALGATDAHVDDWLLRCHGTALAKTTEGDIEFQPASVQQIEPPPLRKVALLLAACIGLNLVGRFLVDVLHLPGYMDMVGTAIAAVAVGPWRGALVGSATNVLGVISSGIASLYFIPVNIIGALVWGYGVHRYDMGRSLQRYLLLCMATGLACTATAVPILYVVFGGFNGNGTDFITQTVRDMTGSSLVGILTSNTLVSQADKLVSGFVALVIVLSLPANLRWCRDLVLTAPESNRKPSLSRQ; encoded by the coding sequence TTGGAGGGACAGGAGGCACCTGCCGAAGACGCAGCAGCGTCGTGGGACCTCTTAGCTGACGAGCTGTCCCGCTTGCGCCTGCGCGTCGGCAATCCGTCGTTCGACAAGGTGGCGCAGCTCGTGACCGACCGTCGCAGCGCGCAGGGAGCCGAGCCACACGTGGCCCGAGTCGCGCGTACGACGGTCTATGACTGTTTTCGTACGGGTCGACGGCGGGTCAACGTTCCGCTTGTACGTGAGATCGCTCTTGCCCTCGGAGCGACCGACGCTCACGTAGACGACTGGCTCCTTCGCTGCCACGGAACGGCGCTAGCGAAGACCACCGAGGGCGACATTGAGTTTCAACCAGCGAGCGTCCAACAGATCGAGCCGCCCCCTCTGCGCAAGGTAGCGCTACTCCTTGCAGCCTGCATCGGGCTCAACCTGGTCGGTCGTTTCCTGGTCGACGTTCTGCACCTGCCTGGCTACATGGACATGGTCGGCACGGCCATTGCTGCCGTTGCCGTTGGACCTTGGCGCGGCGCACTCGTCGGAAGCGCTACCAACGTGCTCGGAGTGATCAGCTCGGGCATCGCCTCGCTGTACTTCATACCGGTGAACATCATCGGCGCACTTGTCTGGGGCTATGGAGTACACCGCTACGACATGGGACGAAGCCTGCAGCGCTATCTGCTGCTTTGCATGGCGACTGGCCTCGCCTGCACCGCGACTGCCGTGCCCATCTTGTATGTGGTCTTCGGCGGCTTCAACGGCAACGGCACCGACTTCATCACGCAGACTGTGCGGGACATGACCGGGTCAAGCCTCGTGGGCATCTTGACCTCCAACACGCTCGTCTCACAGGCCGACAAGCTTGTAAGCGGCTTCGTGGCGCTCGTGATTGTGCTGTCGCTTCCAGCCAATCTGCGTTGGTGCCGCGACCTTGTGCTCACTGCTCCGGAGTCCAACCGAAAGCCATCACTCTCGCGTCAGTAG
- a CDS encoding M23 family metallopeptidase encodes MRFFPSARRLPASRPCPSTPPTRSHRSRWLVAWSLSTLAVAALMVPVARADDTDKLEDQQRKVQGQIDKAHDHLDESSKRLTRLNGKLSDARGNLSSARTRLERVRGDLTAAKKVSAQLQRKLERAEQRFDTAVAELKAARLEVAAQREATRGTVIGIATGGNPELQMVSSYLESGSVAEIMINETGNGVVVGREQQALDALVAAEEALEEHRDEVKKARNAVASSKKAADENLADIKVLATQAADTRNRIAGLVVSTRKTRAAAVRAKAADKAALERLEAREQRIKQQILNASRSQSGSYSGDTGGLLHLPSSGPVTSPYGYRTHPIYGYYSLHNGTDFGAPCGSQLWAGAAGTVINTYYDEVYGNRLYLAIGRVNGAVITLVYNHLSSYAVGQGARVSRGQVVGYAGTTGWSTGCHLHFTVLRNGEPVDPMGYL; translated from the coding sequence GTGCGCTTCTTCCCCAGCGCTCGACGGCTGCCCGCCAGCCGTCCGTGCCCGTCGACCCCGCCGACCCGCAGCCACCGCTCCCGGTGGCTGGTCGCCTGGTCGCTGTCCACCCTCGCCGTCGCCGCGCTGATGGTGCCGGTGGCCCGAGCCGACGACACCGACAAGCTCGAGGACCAGCAGAGGAAGGTCCAGGGTCAGATCGACAAGGCCCACGACCACCTCGACGAGTCCAGCAAGCGGCTCACCCGTCTGAACGGGAAGCTCAGCGACGCGCGCGGCAACCTCAGCTCCGCCCGCACCCGACTCGAGCGGGTGCGCGGCGACCTGACCGCCGCCAAGAAGGTCAGCGCTCAGCTCCAGCGGAAGCTGGAGCGGGCCGAGCAGCGGTTCGACACGGCGGTCGCCGAGCTCAAGGCCGCTCGTCTCGAGGTCGCCGCGCAGCGTGAGGCCACCCGGGGCACGGTGATCGGCATCGCCACGGGCGGCAACCCCGAGCTGCAGATGGTGAGCTCCTACCTCGAGTCCGGCTCGGTCGCCGAGATCATGATCAACGAGACCGGCAACGGCGTCGTGGTCGGTCGCGAGCAGCAGGCCCTGGACGCCCTGGTGGCGGCCGAGGAGGCGTTGGAGGAGCACCGCGACGAGGTCAAGAAGGCGCGCAACGCCGTTGCGTCGTCGAAAAAGGCCGCCGACGAGAACCTCGCCGACATCAAGGTGCTGGCCACCCAGGCCGCCGACACCCGCAACCGGATCGCGGGCCTCGTCGTCAGCACCCGCAAGACCCGCGCCGCCGCGGTCCGCGCCAAGGCCGCCGACAAGGCGGCGCTGGAGCGGCTGGAGGCCCGCGAGCAGCGGATCAAGCAGCAGATCCTCAACGCGTCCCGCAGCCAGTCCGGCAGCTACAGCGGTGACACCGGCGGGCTGCTGCACCTGCCGTCCAGCGGCCCGGTCACCTCGCCGTACGGCTACCGGACGCACCCGATCTACGGCTACTACAGCCTGCACAACGGCACCGACTTCGGCGCGCCCTGCGGGTCGCAGCTGTGGGCCGGGGCCGCCGGCACCGTGATCAACACCTACTACGACGAGGTCTACGGCAACCGGCTCTATCTGGCCATCGGCCGGGTCAACGGCGCGGTGATCACGCTGGTCTACAACCACCTCAGCAGCTATGCGGTCGGTCAGGGGGCGCGGGTGAGCCGCGGCCAGGTCGTCGGGTACGCCGGCACCACCGGCTGGTCCACCGGCTGCCACCTGCACTTCACGGTGCTGCGCAACGGCGAGCCCGTCGACCCGATGGGCTATCTCTGA
- a CDS encoding tyrosine-type recombinase/integrase, translating to MRGEGSVYQTKVRGKTMWCAQITGFDSTVLDADGKAKRWYVRGFGATPQQAIRRRQANLLKRAQGGAVETRSRSPKLSAYLDTWLDDYPPEKLSPETRRKYRRDLEHHVLPYCDKQIADLSESDLKRLFYLTLPPLASPAARWNAYKTLRTMLNHAVKHGVIRSSPLVHVSIPNRTTAVREGDKKWINRRVSITKRMLDWLEDPANPHHEHFPRTLMMFLGLRRSEILGLEWNCITNLHRKGKAHIIVKQQLKRHEDGSGWYIYPATKNRKDRIVPLPERWRLALVAQKEKQRAATEEWAKDLVFLTPHGRRTDYNTHANAWTRVLTAYVNKKQPDEPINPDFYWRPHASRHITASLLFDQGVALEVVQDILGHSDTAITLYYTHLTRAKKQAAVQALEAGLKGGSQQHQREGAG from the coding sequence ATGCGCGGCGAGGGCAGCGTGTACCAGACGAAGGTGCGCGGCAAGACGATGTGGTGTGCTCAGATCACGGGCTTTGATTCCACCGTGCTCGATGCCGACGGCAAGGCCAAACGCTGGTACGTGCGAGGCTTCGGCGCGACGCCGCAGCAGGCCATTCGTCGTCGCCAAGCCAACCTGCTCAAGCGGGCGCAAGGCGGTGCCGTAGAAACGCGCTCACGCTCTCCAAAGCTGTCCGCCTACCTCGACACCTGGCTGGACGACTACCCGCCCGAGAAGCTGTCGCCCGAGACTCGCCGCAAGTACCGCCGCGACCTCGAACACCACGTGCTGCCGTACTGCGACAAGCAGATCGCCGACCTCTCCGAATCAGACCTCAAGCGCCTCTTCTACTTGACGCTTCCTCCGCTCGCGTCTCCTGCGGCTCGCTGGAACGCATACAAGACGCTCCGCACGATGCTGAACCACGCGGTCAAGCACGGCGTCATCCGAAGCAGCCCACTCGTCCACGTCTCCATCCCCAACCGCACCACGGCCGTCCGCGAGGGCGACAAGAAGTGGATCAACCGCCGCGTCAGCATCACCAAGCGCATGCTCGACTGGCTCGAAGACCCCGCCAACCCGCACCACGAGCACTTCCCGAGAACGCTGATGATGTTCCTCGGGCTGCGCCGAAGCGAGATCCTCGGCCTGGAGTGGAACTGCATCACGAACCTGCACCGCAAGGGCAAGGCACACATCATCGTGAAGCAACAGCTCAAGCGTCACGAGGACGGGAGCGGCTGGTACATCTACCCCGCCACGAAAAACCGCAAGGATCGCATCGTTCCGCTTCCCGAACGCTGGCGGCTCGCGCTCGTCGCTCAGAAGGAGAAGCAGCGGGCGGCGACAGAGGAGTGGGCGAAGGATCTCGTGTTCCTGACACCGCACGGCCGTCGTACCGACTACAACACGCACGCGAACGCTTGGACCCGTGTGCTCACTGCGTATGTGAATAAGAAGCAGCCCGACGAGCCGATCAACCCTGACTTCTACTGGCGACCACACGCGAGTCGGCACATCACCGCATCACTGCTCTTCGATCAGGGCGTAGCGCTCGAAGTCGTGCAGGACATTCTCGGCCACAGCGACACAGCCATCACGCTGTACTACACCCATCTGACGCGGGCGAAGAAGCAGGCAGCAGTGCAGGCACTTGAAGCCGGCCTGAAAGGCGGTAGTCAGCAGCACCAGCGAGAAGGAGCGGGTTGA
- a CDS encoding amidohydrolase family protein, with protein sequence MTDATASALSAPASTDAAPVRQFISDLGLPGLIDLHVHFLPPPIEKAVWREFDGAGELIGRPWPIRYRGSAEERVGFLRAAGVRHFSTLPYAHKPGVADFLNGWSAEFAATVPEALRSATLYPEPEAATYVPRLIADGVRIFKAHLQVGGFHLDDPLLDPAWGGLAEAGTPIMVHAGSGPVGTSYTGPESTARVLARHPRLRLVVAHMGAPECAEFVALAERYDEVRLDTSMAFTPFFADDDHGHGGFPHDLVSRMADLQDRVVWGSDFPTLPFGYADQLGWLAELGLGEEWLRDVCWHNAARLLGVGAA encoded by the coding sequence GTGACTGACGCTACGGCGTCGGCGCTCTCGGCGCCGGCGAGCACCGACGCCGCCCCGGTACGGCAGTTCATCAGTGACCTCGGCCTGCCCGGCCTGATCGACCTGCACGTGCACTTCCTGCCGCCGCCGATCGAGAAGGCGGTCTGGCGGGAGTTCGACGGTGCCGGGGAGCTGATCGGGCGTCCGTGGCCGATCCGTTACCGCGGCTCGGCCGAGGAGCGCGTCGGGTTCCTCCGCGCCGCCGGCGTCCGGCACTTCTCGACCCTGCCCTACGCCCACAAGCCGGGCGTGGCCGACTTCCTCAACGGGTGGTCGGCGGAGTTCGCCGCGACGGTGCCCGAGGCACTGCGCTCGGCCACCCTCTACCCCGAGCCGGAGGCGGCGACCTACGTGCCACGGCTGATCGCCGACGGCGTCCGGATCTTCAAGGCCCACCTGCAGGTCGGCGGGTTCCACCTCGACGACCCGCTGTTGGACCCGGCCTGGGGTGGGCTGGCGGAGGCCGGTACGCCGATCATGGTGCACGCGGGGTCGGGACCGGTCGGCACGTCGTACACGGGTCCGGAGTCGACGGCGCGGGTGCTCGCCCGCCACCCCCGGCTGCGGTTGGTGGTCGCGCACATGGGCGCCCCGGAGTGTGCGGAGTTCGTCGCCCTCGCCGAGCGGTACGACGAGGTGCGGCTGGACACGTCGATGGCCTTCACGCCGTTCTTCGCCGACGACGACCACGGTCACGGCGGCTTCCCCCACGACCTGGTGTCCCGGATGGCCGACCTCCAGGACCGCGTGGTGTGGGGCTCGGACTTCCCCACCCTCCCGTTCGGCTACGCCGATCAGCTCGGCTGGTTGGCCGAGCTCGGGCTGGGGGAGGAGTGGTTGCGTGACGTGTGCTGGCACAACGCGGCGCGGCTTCTCGGCGTCGGTGCCGCCTGA
- a CDS encoding M15 family metallopeptidase codes for MVGSRLLGLCTLLLAVAAAAAVAPPPVQAAERTGLTADSPPARVQQVVEVTFTLDAGTGPLAGATLGIERRVGGEWRPLADRVTDEDGVAAVEISQHRRPADNVVRARYAGDEIHDPAVATHRVRLLRRTGRVTLSGPTSFVDETTTPLTARWRGGRIPVQRGRVELQRKDGRRWVTARRGRTDARGRVSFTVSPRTDTRWRVVARRLAWVTGDRSPVHALDNLPPGTPVRLPAAAPRPRPLPAQAHAVGSGPNARITTVPDRVWRQMTGRSWHAGCPVGRGGLRLLRINYWDYDGYRRRGELVAASGAIGKMAGAIAAMYRRKLPIRSMYRVDRFGWSSRLHGADDYRSMATGNTSAFNCRDVVGRPGVRSPHSYGRALDINPWENPYTSPQGVYPNRWWKSRSHPRVAWRSRDHAVVRIMTANAMAWTYGASDLHHFDARVSGRVVAIPGCGETVCH; via the coding sequence GTGGTCGGATCGCGTCTTCTCGGGCTCTGCACACTCCTCCTCGCCGTCGCCGCGGCTGCCGCCGTCGCGCCACCGCCGGTCCAGGCCGCGGAGCGGACCGGGCTGACCGCCGACTCGCCGCCGGCGCGGGTGCAGCAGGTGGTCGAGGTGACCTTCACCCTCGACGCCGGCACCGGACCGTTGGCCGGCGCGACGCTCGGCATCGAGCGCCGGGTGGGCGGTGAGTGGCGCCCGCTGGCCGACCGGGTCACCGACGAGGACGGCGTCGCCGCGGTCGAGATCTCCCAGCACCGGCGCCCGGCCGACAACGTGGTGCGGGCCCGCTACGCCGGCGACGAGATCCACGACCCCGCCGTGGCGACCCACCGGGTGCGGCTGCTGCGCCGCACCGGCCGGGTGACGCTGAGCGGCCCGACGAGCTTCGTCGACGAGACCACCACGCCCCTCACCGCGCGGTGGCGAGGCGGACGCATCCCGGTGCAGCGAGGACGGGTCGAGCTGCAGCGCAAGGACGGTCGCAGGTGGGTCACCGCCCGCCGCGGGCGCACCGACGCCCGTGGTCGGGTCTCCTTCACCGTCTCTCCGCGCACCGACACCCGGTGGCGGGTGGTGGCCCGGCGGCTCGCCTGGGTCACCGGGGACCGGAGCCCCGTGCACGCGCTGGACAACCTGCCGCCGGGGACCCCCGTCCGCCTCCCCGCGGCTGCACCGCGGCCGCGCCCCCTACCGGCCCAGGCCCACGCCGTCGGGTCCGGACCGAACGCACGGATCACGACCGTCCCCGACCGGGTCTGGCGTCAGATGACCGGCCGCAGCTGGCACGCAGGCTGCCCCGTCGGGCGCGGCGGCCTGCGGCTGCTCCGGATCAACTACTGGGACTACGACGGCTACCGGCGCCGGGGCGAGCTCGTCGCCGCCTCCGGTGCGATCGGGAAGATGGCCGGCGCGATCGCCGCGATGTACCGGCGCAAGCTCCCGATCCGCTCGATGTACCGGGTGGACCGGTTCGGATGGTCCTCCCGCCTGCACGGGGCCGACGACTACCGGTCGATGGCGACCGGCAACACCTCGGCGTTCAACTGCCGCGACGTGGTCGGCCGACCGGGAGTCCGCTCCCCGCACTCCTACGGGCGGGCGCTGGACATCAATCCCTGGGAGAACCCCTACACCTCGCCGCAGGGCGTCTACCCCAACCGCTGGTGGAAGAGCCGTTCGCACCCGCGGGTGGCCTGGCGGTCCCGGGACCACGCGGTGGTGCGGATCATGACGGCCAACGCCATGGCCTGGACCTACGGCGCCAGCGACCTGCACCACTTCGACGCCCGGGTGAGCGGGCGGGTCGTGGCGATCCCGGGCTGCGGCGAGACCGTCTGCCACTGA
- the smpB gene encoding SsrA-binding protein SmpB → MSAKSGGAKAAKNDLAEGRKLIASNKKARHDYLIEDTFEAGLVLQGTEVKSLRMGRASLVDGFVDIDNGEAWLHAVHIPEYAQGTWTNHAARRKRKLLLNRVEIDKIERRVNEKGLTVVPLSLYFVKGRAKVEIGLAKGKKTWDKRQSIASREADREKQVELGRRLKGMRD, encoded by the coding sequence ATGTCCGCGAAGTCAGGTGGAGCCAAGGCCGCCAAGAACGATCTGGCCGAGGGGCGCAAGCTCATCGCCTCCAACAAGAAGGCCCGCCACGACTACCTGATCGAGGACACCTTCGAGGCCGGGCTGGTGCTGCAGGGCACCGAGGTGAAGTCGCTGAGGATGGGCCGCGCGAGCCTGGTCGACGGCTTCGTCGACATCGACAACGGCGAGGCCTGGCTGCACGCCGTGCACATCCCCGAGTACGCCCAGGGCACCTGGACCAACCACGCCGCCCGCCGCAAGCGCAAGCTGCTGCTCAACCGGGTCGAGATCGACAAGATCGAGCGTCGGGTCAACGAGAAGGGCCTGACCGTCGTCCCGCTCAGCCTCTACTTCGTGAAGGGCCGGGCCAAGGTCGAGATCGGCTTGGCCAAGGGCAAGAAGACCTGGGACAAGCGGCAGAGCATCGCCTCCCGCGAAGCGGACCGCGAGAAGCAGGTCGAGCTGGGGCGACGGCTCAAGGGAATGCGTGACTGA
- the prfB gene encoding peptide chain release factor 2 encodes MAGPDFDAEIKQLTATMRTIEQVLDLTKMESDIADLEQQVAAPDLWDDQANATRVTGRLSALQGQLERFNNLRGRIDDLEVLAELAAEEADADTLAEAENELTKVKKDVEALEVRTLLSGEYDEREAIVTIRSGAGGVDAADFAEMLMRMYTRWAERNKYPVEVFDVSYAEEAGIKSAEFAIHAPYAYGTLSVEVGTHRLVRISPFDNQGRRQTSFAAVEVVPQLEQTDEIEVDENEIRTDVFRSGGPGGQSVNTTDSAVRLTHIPTGIVVSCQNEKSQLQNKAAAMIVLKAKLLAKKKAEEAALKKDLKGDVAASWGDQMRNYVLNPYQIVKDLRTGYETGNPQPVFDGEIDDFLEAGIRWRRGAEQPAD; translated from the coding sequence GTGGCAGGCCCCGACTTCGACGCCGAGATCAAGCAGCTGACTGCGACGATGCGCACCATCGAGCAGGTCCTCGACCTGACCAAGATGGAGTCCGACATCGCCGACCTCGAGCAGCAGGTCGCCGCGCCCGATCTCTGGGACGACCAGGCCAACGCCACCAGGGTCACCGGCCGTCTCTCCGCCCTGCAGGGGCAGCTGGAGCGGTTCAACAACCTGCGCGGCCGGATCGACGACCTCGAGGTGCTCGCCGAGCTGGCGGCCGAGGAGGCCGACGCCGACACCCTCGCCGAGGCCGAGAACGAGCTGACCAAGGTGAAGAAGGACGTCGAGGCGCTCGAGGTCCGCACCCTGCTCTCCGGGGAGTACGACGAGCGCGAGGCCATCGTCACCATCCGCTCCGGCGCCGGCGGGGTGGACGCCGCCGACTTCGCCGAGATGCTGATGCGGATGTACACCCGCTGGGCCGAGCGCAACAAGTACCCCGTCGAGGTCTTCGACGTCTCCTACGCCGAGGAGGCCGGCATCAAGTCGGCCGAGTTCGCCATCCACGCGCCCTACGCCTACGGCACCCTCTCCGTCGAGGTCGGCACCCACCGGCTGGTCCGAATCAGCCCGTTCGACAACCAGGGCCGGCGCCAGACCTCGTTCGCCGCGGTCGAGGTCGTTCCGCAGCTGGAGCAGACCGACGAGATCGAGGTCGACGAGAACGAGATCCGCACCGACGTGTTCCGCTCCGGCGGTCCCGGCGGGCAGTCGGTCAACACCACCGACTCCGCCGTGCGGCTGACCCACATCCCGACCGGCATCGTGGTCTCCTGCCAGAACGAGAAGTCCCAGCTGCAGAACAAGGCGGCGGCGATGATCGTGCTCAAGGCCAAGCTGCTGGCCAAGAAGAAGGCCGAGGAGGCCGCGCTCAAGAAGGACCTGAAGGGCGACGTGGCCGCGAGCTGGGGCGACCAGATGCGCAACTACGTGCTGAACCCCTACCAGATCGTCAAGGACCTGCGCACCGGCTACGAGACCGGCAACCCGCAGCCCGTCTTCGACGGCGAGATCGACGACTTCCTCGAGGCCGGCATCCGCTGGCGCCGCGGCGCCGAGCAGCCCGCCGACTGA
- the ftsE gene encoding cell division ATP-binding protein FtsE: MIRFEKVTKKYPGPGNPALDQVTLDIDKGEFVYLVGTSGSGKSTALRLVLRELRPTAGRVYVAGKEINRMAGWKVPRLRRQVGTVFQDFRLLPNKTVAENVAFALQVIGRSKREITRTVPETLELVGLKDKSERMPDELSGGEQQRVAVARAFVNRPMILIADEPTGNLDPSTSVGIMKLLDDINATGTTVVMATHDHGIVDQFRKRVIELEHGRVVRDEAAGSYGFQH, encoded by the coding sequence GTGATTCGCTTCGAGAAGGTCACCAAGAAGTACCCGGGCCCCGGCAACCCTGCCCTGGACCAGGTGACGCTGGACATCGACAAGGGCGAGTTCGTCTACCTCGTCGGGACCTCCGGTTCCGGCAAGTCGACCGCTCTGCGACTGGTGCTGCGCGAGCTGCGCCCGACCGCCGGTCGGGTCTACGTCGCGGGCAAGGAGATCAACCGGATGGCCGGGTGGAAGGTGCCCCGGCTGCGGCGCCAGGTGGGCACCGTGTTCCAGGACTTCCGGCTGCTGCCGAACAAGACCGTGGCCGAGAACGTCGCCTTCGCGCTCCAGGTGATCGGCCGGTCGAAGCGGGAGATCACCCGCACCGTGCCCGAGACGCTCGAGCTGGTCGGCCTCAAGGACAAGTCCGAGCGGATGCCCGACGAGCTCTCCGGCGGTGAGCAGCAGCGGGTCGCGGTGGCCCGCGCGTTCGTCAACAGGCCGATGATCCTGATCGCCGACGAGCCCACCGGCAACCTCGACCCGAGCACCTCGGTCGGGATCATGAAGCTGCTCGACGACATCAACGCCACCGGCACGACCGTGGTGATGGCGACCCACGACCACGGCATCGTCGACCAGTTCCGCAAGCGCGTCATCGAGCTCGAGCACGGCCGCGTCGTGCGCGACGAGGCGGCCGGCAGCTACGGCTTCCAGCACTGA